The following are encoded together in the Triticum dicoccoides isolate Atlit2015 ecotype Zavitan chromosome 6B, WEW_v2.0, whole genome shotgun sequence genome:
- the LOC119324920 gene encoding electron transfer flavoprotein subunit beta, mitochondrial-like: MSMNPFCEIAMEEELRLREAGAASEDVTATVSPAQATDMLRTTLAMGADRAVHVLHDHDPACPLLPLAVTKILRALALQETPGLLILECSLQVKSPTAAPGDSSPRTSSSPSRSSPPPRSPRGCYVWLMD, encoded by the exons ATGTCCATGAACCCCTTCTGCGAGATTGCCATGGAGGAGGAGTTGCGGCTCCGCGAGGCCGGCGCCGCCTCTGAGGACGTCACCGCCACAGTCAGTCCCGCGCAGGCCACCGACATGCTACGCACCACGCTCGCCATGGGCGCCGACCGCGCCGTCCACGTCCTCCACGACCACGACCCCGCCTGCCCGCTCCTCCCGCTCGCCGTcaccaagatcctccgtgcccTCGCGCTCCAGGAGACCCCCGGCCTCCTCATCCTCG AGTGCTCCCTCCAGGTGAAGTCTCCCACCGCAGCGCCAGGGGATTCGTCTCCGAGGACGAGTTCCTCTCCATCCCGGAGTTCTCCACCACCCCGCTCTCCCAG